The DNA sequence AAATTTTGCTAAATAAGATTTTTGATTATGAAAACTGGTTTCAGAAAATTACACCGGAAAAAGAATGGGGGCCCTATCAACTGACTAAAAAACTAGGAATACAAGTATGTTGCTATTGCAATCGCCAATATACGTTTACTTTATCTAAAGGAGTAAAAAAAATAACCAGGCCCGAACTTGATCATTTCTTGCCCAAAAGTAAACATCCTTTATTAGCACTAAATTTTTTTAATTTGATTCCTTCATGTAGTGTTTGCAATAGAGACTGTAAAGGAACTGTTGATTTTTCTTATGAAAAATATTTGTCACCCTATGAATCCAATCCTAAGCACCAATTAATAAAATATGATTACAAACCGGAAACCTATTTGGGTGCTATTGGCAAAACTGATGAAATAAAGGTTTTCACTAAGATAAATGAGGGAAATGAAGATCAACGTTTACAAGAAAAAGTAAAGGGAAATATCAAAGTTTTTGAATATAATAAAATAGCAAATGAACACAGAGATATTGTACAAGAGATTATAAAGAAAAGATGTATATTTAATGATAAATATATAGAAACCTTACAGCAAGCATTTCCCGATATTCATCTGACCTTAGAAGAGGCCTATCAATTAGCTTACGGCAACTTTTATGATGAAAAAGAATTTACTAAAAGACCCTTAGCTAAATTAACCAAAGATATTGCTGTTGCAACGGGAGTAATAAAAAATAAAATTAGCTAATTTTAAAGAAATTCGATAAAAATCAGTGAGATCGAAAAAATAGTAAAAACCAGGCGGTAAAGCTAGGGGTTGCTAAAAAGGTTTAGGTAAAAGTTAAAGAAATCAAATAGGTATATTATATAAAAAAATCACAACTGTTTATAAATAAACATGTTGCGATTTACGTGTACCCAGGGCGGGAATCGAACCCGCACGATATTGCTACCACTGGATTTTGAGTCCAGCGCGTCTACCAATTCCGCCACCTGGGCATTTTTTTCAGGTGTGCAAATATACTTAAATATTCTTTTTCGCCAAAATTTATGTTTTTATTTCATTCATTCTTCCTTATATTCGTAAAAAAAGATTATGAAAATATTAATTATAAATGGTCCTAATTTAAACCTGCTTGGACAAAGAGAAACAGATATTTACGGTCATTATTCTTTTGAAGATTATTTTAAACATTTGCAAAAAAAATTTATTGATGTGGAATTAGAATACTATCAAACCAACCATGAGGGCTCGATTATTGATAAGATTCATGAAAAAGGTTTTAAATGTGAAGGTATTGTAATTAATCCGGGAGCATATACCCATTATTCCTATGCAATACACGATGCTATAAAATCAGTAACCGCACCGGCTATTGAAGTTCATATTTCCGATATTGAAAAAAGAGAAGAATTTAGAAAAATTTCAGTCATTAAAGATGCTTGTGTTCATCAGATTAAAGGCAAAGGATTACCCGGTTATGAAGAAGCTATTGAATATTTAATAAAAATGAAACAACCTTAACTAGCGAGTATAAATAATAAGTAATTGATAGTATAAATGAATGAAAAAATAAGTGGAAAAGTAATACATCAGATATTGTTTTTGATTATAATAATATCTCTTTTTATTCTTATTATAAGTCAGTTGGCTATATTTCTTCCCAGCTTTTTAGGAGCAATTACATTATATGCCTTATCCAAAGATTTTTTCTTATATCTGACAGAAAAAAAGGGATTGAAAAAATGGATATCAATTAGTATAGTTTTTCTTCTTGCCTTATTGATCATTTCGATTCCTGTTTATTTTATTATTGAATTAACCTATTCTCAGGTACATACGGCTATAACTTATTTTGATAAAATAAATAATTCACTGGTCAGTATTGTAAATGATTTACAAACAAAATACGGACTAAATATACTTAGCAAAGACAATATCATTCAAGCGACCACCTGGGTAGGCAGGGTCGTGCCTAAAATATTAAATTCAACGGTAAATTCTGTAGTTGTTTTTTTCTTTTCTTTTGTTTTATTCTATTTTATGATTATGAATATCAGGAAAATTGAAAGCACCTTTTTAAAATGGTCTCCTTTAAAAAAACAAAATACCGAAAGGCTAGGACAAAGGTTGAAAAAAATGATTCAATCCAATGCCATCGGCATCCCATTAGTTGCTGTTGTTCAAGGAATGGTAGGAGCTGTCGGCTATGCCATTGTAGGATTGGATAATTTATGGTTTTGGTTTGCGGTTACAACATTTACATCCATGTTGCCTATCGTAGGTTCTGCATTGGCCTATGTTCCGGTTGCCATTTTATTGTTCACCTCCGGAGAAACCTGGCAATCTGTATTTATTTTATTGTACGGCATTATAATTATTGGAACAT is a window from the Apibacter sp. B3706 genome containing:
- a CDS encoding HNH endonuclease — its product is MISIRECISESDLLTARDQHIAFISEEVKKRNKFYINLFETIQLIHQGKIEDDDVENNIKKIRLHHSQYDSFIKVIFKDNKSVDKKYKKLKNKSLFREELKDFKKVLKILNDLHTNCLRILGLDLSSNEEDIVLYKKYEEKYRNYKILLNKIFDYENWFQKITPEKEWGPYQLTKKLGIQVCCYCNRQYTFTLSKGVKKITRPELDHFLPKSKHPLLALNFFNLIPSCSVCNRDCKGTVDFSYEKYLSPYESNPKHQLIKYDYKPETYLGAIGKTDEIKVFTKINEGNEDQRLQEKVKGNIKVFEYNKIANEHRDIVQEIIKKRCIFNDKYIETLQQAFPDIHLTLEEAYQLAYGNFYDEKEFTKRPLAKLTKDIAVATGVIKNKIS
- the aroQ gene encoding type II 3-dehydroquinate dehydratase; its protein translation is MKILIINGPNLNLLGQRETDIYGHYSFEDYFKHLQKKFIDVELEYYQTNHEGSIIDKIHEKGFKCEGIVINPGAYTHYSYAIHDAIKSVTAPAIEVHISDIEKREEFRKISVIKDACVHQIKGKGLPGYEEAIEYLIKMKQP
- a CDS encoding AI-2E family transporter produces the protein MNEKISGKVIHQILFLIIIISLFILIISQLAIFLPSFLGAITLYALSKDFFLYLTEKKGLKKWISISIVFLLALLIISIPVYFIIELTYSQVHTAITYFDKINNSLVSIVNDLQTKYGLNILSKDNIIQATTWVGRVVPKILNSTVNSVVVFFFSFVLFYFMIMNIRKIESTFLKWSPLKKQNTERLGQRLKKMIQSNAIGIPLVAVVQGMVGAVGYAIVGLDNLWFWFAVTTFTSMLPIVGSALAYVPVAILLFTSGETWQSVFILLYGIIIIGTSDNIVRFTLLKKLDDVHPLITIFGVILGMNIFGFIGLIFGPILLSSFFLLLDVYNNEFSDNP